From the Rhodothalassiaceae bacterium genome, one window contains:
- a CDS encoding peptide ABC transporter: MFYLVGRTGPDVVVRGPWRRRKPVRGENGTMGTATGTDATKGDILGHPRGLWWLFTIEMWERFAYYGMRALLVLYLTKFFLFSDDFSYGLYGAFTSLVYLTPLVGGLLADKYLGSRKAVGFGAVLMTIGYLLLSYGGPAPKPVLVYGDQTFPMTIVEEEGRTQRYVELADGRHLLRPNSDGAIVVEGSDGSVLPAELEKGSYRFDAERDPFWVDMMFLALAIVIIGNGFFKPNISTMVGALYAAGDGRRDGGFTIFYMGINLGSIFSTILSPLIAVNFGFAYGFLSAALGMALSWIINEISTRKLGDLGAPPDREALRKPVLAGLSREWTIYVLAVLSVALVWLLIQYQKVAGAFLIGSTIVAFIGVVGYSFIYCTRVERDRMLVAVILTMFSILFWALFEQAGSSLTLFAERNTDRVIEILGWTYEMPAGQVQVFNPLFVVLLAVPFSVMWTRLAAKGREPSTPVKFSLGLMQVGLGFLVLVWGSQMTVGADFKVPLVWLALAYLLHTTGELCLSPVGLSMITKLSVPRLVGLMMGVWFLSSSLAQYAGGLIARLASVETVGGEVLDPGKALATYLDVFWTIGWVAVVIGVFLFLISPFIRRMMHGVN, encoded by the coding sequence GTGTTTTACCTCGTCGGCCGCACGGGGCCCGACGTGGTGGTGCGCGGGCCGTGGCGGCGGAGGAAACCGGTCAGGGGAGAGAACGGGACCATGGGGACCGCGACAGGGACGGACGCGACCAAGGGTGACATCCTGGGCCATCCCAGAGGGCTGTGGTGGCTCTTCACGATCGAGATGTGGGAGCGCTTCGCCTACTACGGCATGCGGGCGCTGCTCGTGCTGTATCTGACGAAGTTCTTCCTCTTCAGCGACGATTTCTCCTACGGGCTTTACGGCGCCTTCACCTCGCTCGTGTATCTGACGCCGCTCGTCGGCGGGCTGCTCGCCGACAAGTATCTCGGCTCGCGCAAGGCCGTCGGCTTCGGCGCCGTGCTGATGACCATCGGCTATCTGCTGCTCTCCTACGGCGGGCCGGCCCCGAAGCCGGTTCTCGTTTACGGAGACCAGACCTTCCCCATGACGATCGTGGAGGAGGAGGGGCGCACGCAGCGCTATGTGGAGCTGGCGGATGGCCGGCACCTGCTGCGGCCGAACTCCGACGGGGCGATCGTCGTGGAGGGTTCTGACGGCAGTGTGCTGCCCGCGGAGCTCGAGAAGGGAAGCTACCGCTTCGATGCCGAGCGCGATCCCTTCTGGGTCGACATGATGTTTCTCGCGCTCGCCATCGTCATCATCGGCAACGGCTTCTTCAAGCCGAACATCTCCACGATGGTGGGCGCGCTTTATGCCGCGGGCGACGGCCGGCGCGACGGCGGGTTCACCATCTTCTACATGGGCATCAATCTGGGCTCGATCTTCTCCACGATCCTCAGCCCGCTGATCGCCGTCAATTTCGGTTTCGCCTACGGATTTCTGTCGGCCGCGCTCGGCATGGCGCTCAGCTGGATCATCAACGAGATCTCGACGAGAAAGCTCGGCGATCTCGGCGCCCCGCCCGACCGCGAGGCGCTGAGGAAGCCCGTGCTCGCCGGGCTCAGCCGCGAGTGGACGATCTACGTGCTGGCGGTGCTCTCCGTCGCGCTGGTGTGGCTGCTGATCCAGTACCAGAAGGTGGCCGGCGCCTTCCTCATCGGCTCGACCATCGTGGCCTTCATCGGCGTCGTCGGCTACTCCTTCATCTACTGCACGCGGGTCGAGCGCGACCGCATGCTGGTCGCCGTGATCCTCACCATGTTTTCGATCCTGTTCTGGGCGCTGTTCGAGCAGGCGGGCTCGTCCCTTACGCTGTTCGCCGAGCGCAACACCGACCGCGTGATCGAGATCCTCGGCTGGACCTACGAGATGCCGGCCGGTCAGGTGCAGGTCTTCAACCCGCTCTTCGTCGTGCTGCTGGCGGTGCCGTTCAGCGTCATGTGGACGCGGCTTGCGGCGAAGGGCAGGGAGCCCTCGACGCCGGTCAAGTTCTCGCTCGGCCTCATGCAGGTGGGGCTCGGCTTCCTCGTGCTCGTCTGGGGCAGCCAGATGACCGTGGGCGCGGACTTCAAGGTGCCGCTCGTCTGGCTTGCGCTCGCCTATCTGCTTCACACGACCGGCGAGCTGTGCCTGTCGCCGGTGGGGCTGTCGATGATCACGAAGCTGTCGGTGCCGCGGCTTGTCGGGCTGATGATGGGCGTGTGGTTCCTGTCCAGCTCGCTCGCCCAGTATGCCGGCGGGCTGATCGCCAGACTGGCTTCCGTCGAGACGGTGGGCGGCGAGGTGCTGGATCCGGGCAAGGCGCTTGCAACCTATCTCGACGTCTTCTGGACGATCGGCTGGGTCGCGGTCGTGATCGGCGTCTTCCTGTTCCTCATCTCCCCCTTCATCCGGCGGATGATGCATGGCGTGAACTGA
- the lnt gene encoding apolipoprotein N-acyltransferase, whose protein sequence is MTGAASAPGRAWRTLPAPARAALMAALGALANLAFAPWFLLPVLPVTLGALYLVSQSERWPRAAAAGFWFGLGHFAFGLSWITEAYRMRPDIPDWLGPPSVLALALYLACYPAAVAGLAAAIPGRARRGMLAPALFAGLWAAGEYLRGILFTGFPWNPLAAGLAFSAPTLQPLAVIGPHAAGLIVALAAVLPAEALRRRPGGAARAWTAWALFLLLFAGWPAAGWLRLAALSAPGTVPGVTLRLVQPDIDQREKWDPDRAGAHLARLMRLSGSLERPPHGRLVIIWPEAAIPEYRLADQPGRRALIMRMLPRDSLLVTGSPRLETEPDGGWRLFNSLFVLGPHGGLLAVYDKRHLVPFGEYLPARPLLARLGLRTIVDSSVDFSAGRDGAVIALAGLPAFAPAICYEAIFPETARAARRRGARFLLNVTNDAWFGRRAGPHQHLALARMRAAETGLPLVRVAQTGISAVVDGTGRMLLKIGLGRMETRDAPLPAAAPPTPYVRHGESVFAGLLILLVLLAIMAGVRYSISE, encoded by the coding sequence ATGACCGGTGCCGCGTCGGCCCCGGGCCGCGCCTGGCGGACGCTGCCCGCGCCGGCGCGGGCGGCACTCATGGCGGCGCTCGGCGCGCTCGCCAACCTCGCCTTCGCACCGTGGTTCCTGCTCCCCGTTCTGCCGGTGACCCTGGGCGCGCTCTATCTCGTTTCGCAATCGGAACGGTGGCCGCGGGCCGCCGCCGCGGGCTTCTGGTTCGGGCTCGGGCATTTCGCCTTCGGGCTGAGCTGGATCACCGAGGCCTACCGCATGCGCCCCGACATTCCCGACTGGCTCGGCCCGCCCAGCGTGCTCGCGCTCGCCCTCTATCTCGCCTGCTACCCCGCCGCCGTGGCGGGGCTTGCGGCCGCCATCCCCGGCAGGGCGCGGCGCGGCATGCTTGCGCCGGCGCTGTTCGCGGGGCTGTGGGCGGCGGGCGAATATCTGCGCGGGATCCTGTTCACCGGTTTTCCCTGGAACCCGCTGGCGGCCGGGCTTGCGTTCTCCGCGCCTACCCTGCAGCCGCTCGCGGTGATCGGGCCGCATGCGGCCGGCCTCATCGTGGCGCTGGCAGCGGTGCTGCCGGCGGAGGCGCTGCGCCGCCGGCCGGGCGGTGCCGCGCGGGCGTGGACCGCCTGGGCGCTGTTCCTGCTTCTGTTCGCCGGATGGCCGGCGGCCGGCTGGCTCAGGCTTGCGGCGCTCTCCGCGCCCGGCACGGTTCCCGGCGTCACGCTGCGGCTGGTCCAGCCGGACATCGATCAGCGGGAGAAGTGGGACCCGGACAGGGCCGGCGCGCATCTTGCGCGTCTGATGCGTCTTTCCGGTTCGCTCGAGCGTCCGCCGCACGGCAGGCTCGTCATCATCTGGCCGGAGGCCGCGATCCCCGAATACCGGCTGGCCGACCAGCCGGGGCGCCGCGCGCTCATCATGCGGATGCTGCCGAGGGACTCGCTGCTTGTGACGGGCAGCCCGCGGCTCGAGACGGAGCCCGACGGCGGCTGGCGGCTGTTCAACAGCCTCTTCGTGCTCGGGCCGCATGGCGGGCTGCTCGCGGTCTACGACAAGCGCCATCTCGTACCCTTCGGGGAATATCTGCCCGCGCGGCCGCTTCTGGCGCGCCTCGGGCTGCGGACCATCGTCGATTCCAGCGTGGATTTTTCCGCCGGGCGCGACGGCGCGGTGATTGCGCTCGCCGGCCTGCCGGCCTTCGCGCCGGCCATCTGCTACGAGGCGATCTTTCCGGAAACCGCCCGCGCCGCCCGCCGCCGCGGCGCGCGCTTCCTTCTCAATGTGACGAACGACGCCTGGTTCGGCCGCCGCGCCGGACCGCATCAGCATCTCGCCCTGGCGCGCATGCGGGCGGCCGAGACCGGACTGCCACTTGTGCGCGTGGCGCAGACGGGCATATCGGCGGTGGTGGACGGCACGGGGCGGATGCTGCTGAAGATCGGCCTCGGCCGCATGGAGACCCGCGATGCGCCGCTTCCCGCCGCAGCCCCGCCCACCCCCTATGTCCGCCACGGCGAAAGCGTCTTTGCGGGACTGTTGATCTTGCTCGTTCTTCTTGCCATTATGGCGGGTGTGCGTTACTCCATTTCGGAGTAG
- a CDS encoding imidazolonepropionase related amidohydrolase, whose protein sequence is MAMTSLKSRLPALIALLLLGACAADGGAGRGAVAAGAKLADAGAAAEDALPPKDPYPSRYRPAAHAPFAIRNVTIWDGRGHEWKNGAILVRDHRIVAVGPESEVAIPEGVEVIDGAGGHVTPGIIDVHSHLGVYPSPSLQATSDGNEITDPNTAEVWAEHSVWPQDPGFIRALAGGVTTLQILPGSANLFGGRSVVLKNVRARTVQEMKFPGAPYGLKMACGENPKRLYGSKGRKPSTRMGNFAGYRTAWIAAQDYRRQWAEYLKKREKGERAKPPKRDLELETLAGVLDGEILVHMHCYRADEMAQVLDMAREFGYRVSTFHHAVEAYKIADLLAENGVCAAMWADWWGFKLEAYDGIRENVPFVHKAGGCAIVHSDSAVGIQRLNQEAAKAWADGRRAGVDIPKAEAWVWLSYNPARSLGIADVTGSLEPGKAADLVLWNGDPFSVYTKAVQVYIDGVKQWDLLDPAFQPVSDFELGQPGEGDAK, encoded by the coding sequence ATGGCGATGACGTCCTTGAAGTCCCGGTTGCCGGCGCTGATCGCGCTTCTGCTGCTTGGCGCCTGTGCCGCCGATGGCGGGGCGGGGCGGGGCGCGGTCGCCGCAGGCGCGAAGCTGGCGGACGCGGGCGCTGCGGCGGAGGATGCGCTGCCGCCGAAGGATCCCTACCCCTCCCGCTACCGGCCCGCCGCGCACGCGCCGTTTGCGATCCGCAACGTCACGATCTGGGACGGGCGCGGGCATGAGTGGAAGAATGGGGCGATCCTCGTGCGCGACCACAGGATCGTCGCCGTCGGTCCGGAAAGCGAGGTCGCCATTCCCGAGGGCGTCGAGGTGATCGACGGCGCGGGCGGCCATGTCACGCCGGGGATCATCGACGTGCACAGCCATCTCGGCGTCTATCCCTCGCCGTCGCTCCAGGCGACCTCGGACGGCAACGAGATCACCGATCCCAACACCGCCGAGGTCTGGGCCGAACATTCGGTCTGGCCCCAGGACCCCGGCTTCATCCGCGCGCTCGCCGGCGGGGTGACGACGCTGCAGATCCTGCCGGGCTCGGCCAATCTCTTCGGCGGGCGCTCGGTGGTGCTGAAGAACGTGCGCGCGCGCACCGTGCAGGAGATGAAGTTTCCGGGCGCGCCCTACGGCCTCAAGATGGCCTGCGGCGAGAACCCGAAGCGGCTGTACGGATCGAAGGGCCGCAAGCCGTCGACGCGCATGGGCAATTTCGCCGGCTATCGTACGGCCTGGATCGCCGCGCAGGACTACCGCCGGCAGTGGGCGGAATACCTGAAGAAGCGCGAGAAGGGCGAGCGGGCGAAGCCGCCGAAGCGCGATCTCGAGCTCGAGACGCTGGCGGGCGTCCTCGACGGCGAGATCCTCGTGCACATGCACTGCTACCGGGCCGACGAGATGGCGCAGGTGCTCGACATGGCGCGCGAGTTCGGCTACCGCGTCTCCACCTTCCACCATGCGGTCGAGGCCTACAAGATCGCCGATCTGCTTGCCGAGAACGGCGTCTGCGCGGCCATGTGGGCGGACTGGTGGGGCTTCAAGCTCGAGGCCTATGACGGCATCCGCGAGAACGTCCCCTTCGTGCACAAGGCCGGCGGCTGCGCCATCGTGCATTCCGACTCGGCCGTCGGCATCCAGCGCCTCAATCAGGAGGCGGCCAAGGCCTGGGCGGACGGGCGCCGTGCCGGCGTGGACATCCCGAAGGCGGAAGCCTGGGTGTGGCTCAGCTACAACCCGGCGCGCTCGCTGGGGATCGCCGACGTGACGGGAAGTCTGGAGCCCGGCAAGGCGGCTGATCTCGTGCTGTGGAACGGTGATCCCTTCTCCGTCTACACGAAGGCCGTCCAGGTCTACATCGACGGAGTCAAGCAGTGGGATCTGCTGGATCCCGCCTTCCAGCCGGTGAGCGACTTCGAGCTCGGCCAGCCCGGGGAAGGAGACGCGAAATGA
- the ybeY gene encoding endoribonuclease YbeY yields the protein MSGRAGAAATGRPPADGAEGDSRALVVEVVTEAGAWPPDSPEVVERAAAAALAAAGREAAGELAVLLADDARLAALNEAFRGRAGPTDVLSFPGDGDGADGTRRLGDIAIAFGRCAADAAALGRPLAFHLSHLVVHGVLHCLGYDHETDAEAEVMEALEHEALAALGWGGADPAEGARGRGGGAGP from the coding sequence ATGAGCGGGCGGGCCGGTGCCGCCGCCACCGGGCGCCCGCCGGCGGACGGCGCGGAAGGCGACTCTCGCGCGCTCGTGGTCGAGGTCGTGACCGAGGCGGGCGCCTGGCCGCCGGACAGCCCTGAGGTCGTGGAACGGGCGGCCGCAGCCGCGCTCGCCGCCGCCGGGCGCGAGGCTGCCGGCGAGCTTGCGGTGCTGCTTGCCGACGATGCACGGCTTGCGGCCCTGAACGAGGCCTTTCGCGGCAGGGCGGGGCCGACCGACGTGCTGTCGTTTCCCGGCGATGGAGACGGTGCGGACGGGACCCGCCGTCTCGGCGACATCGCGATCGCCTTCGGGCGCTGTGCGGCGGATGCGGCGGCGCTCGGCCGGCCGCTCGCCTTCCATCTCTCCCATCTGGTGGTGCACGGGGTGCTGCACTGCCTTGGTTACGATCACGAAACGGATGCGGAAGCCGAGGTGATGGAGGCGCTGGAACACGAGGCGCTCGCCGCGCTCGGCTGGGGCGGGGCCGACCCGGCCGAGGGCGCGCGCGGGCGCGGGGGAGGGGCCGGGCCATGA
- the lepA gene encoding elongation factor 4 → MTDRSRIRNFAIIAHIDHGKSTLADRLIQRTGALSDREMREQVLDSMDIERERGITIKAQTVRLVYRAADGAEYVFNIIDTPGHVDFSYEVSRALAAVEGSLLVVDATQGVEAQTLANVYQAIEQDHEILPVLNKIDLPAAEPERVKRQIEDVIGLDASEALLVSAKTGEGIDDLLEAIVTRLPPPKGEEDAPLKALLVDSWYDPYLGVIVLVRVFDGALKPGMRIRMMASGAEYTVDEVGIFTPKKTKVDRLAAGEIGYIIAGIKEVADTQVGDTITDARNPAPRPLPGFRPTQPVVFCGLFPADSADFERLREALAKLRLNDAAFTYEPETSAALGFGFRCGFLGMLHLEIVQERLRREFDLDLVTTSPSVVYRVHMTDGTVRELHNPADMPDPVKIAKIEEPWIEATILVPDEYLGAVLKLCEDRRGVQKNLTYAGTRAMVVYELPLNEVVYDFYDRLKSVSRGYASFDYQMAGYRESDLVKLTVLVNGEPVDALALLVHRSQAERRGRALVERLKELIPRHLFKIPIQAAIGGRIIARETIPALRKDVTAKCYGGDVTRKRKLLERQKEGKKRMRAFGKVDIPHDAFIAALKTGDQ, encoded by the coding sequence ATGACCGACAGGAGCCGCATCCGCAATTTCGCGATCATCGCGCACATCGACCACGGCAAGTCGACCCTTGCCGACCGGCTGATCCAGCGCACCGGCGCGCTCTCCGACCGGGAGATGCGCGAGCAGGTGCTGGACTCCATGGACATCGAGCGCGAGCGCGGCATCACCATCAAGGCCCAGACCGTGCGTCTCGTCTACAGGGCCGCCGACGGCGCGGAATACGTCTTCAACATCATCGACACGCCGGGGCATGTGGACTTCAGCTACGAGGTCTCGCGGGCGCTGGCGGCGGTGGAAGGCTCGCTGCTCGTCGTCGACGCGACCCAGGGGGTGGAGGCCCAGACGCTCGCCAACGTCTACCAGGCCATCGAGCAGGACCACGAGATCCTGCCCGTGCTCAACAAGATCGACCTGCCGGCCGCCGAGCCCGAGCGCGTCAAGCGCCAGATCGAGGACGTGATCGGGCTGGATGCGAGCGAGGCGCTGCTCGTCTCCGCCAAGACCGGAGAGGGGATCGACGATCTGCTGGAAGCCATCGTCACCCGGCTTCCGCCTCCGAAAGGCGAGGAGGACGCACCGCTCAAGGCCCTGCTGGTGGACAGCTGGTATGACCCCTATCTCGGCGTCATCGTGCTCGTGCGCGTCTTCGACGGCGCGCTCAAGCCCGGCATGCGCATCAGGATGATGGCAAGCGGCGCCGAATACACGGTCGACGAGGTGGGCATCTTCACGCCGAAGAAGACGAAGGTGGACCGGCTGGCCGCCGGCGAGATCGGCTACATCATCGCCGGCATCAAGGAGGTGGCCGACACCCAGGTGGGCGACACCATCACCGACGCCCGCAACCCCGCGCCCCGGCCTCTGCCCGGCTTCCGGCCCACGCAGCCGGTGGTCTTCTGCGGCCTGTTTCCCGCGGATTCGGCGGACTTCGAGCGGCTGCGCGAGGCGCTGGCCAAGCTGCGGCTCAATGACGCGGCCTTCACCTACGAGCCGGAGACCTCGGCGGCGCTCGGCTTCGGCTTCCGCTGCGGCTTCCTCGGCATGCTGCATCTCGAGATCGTCCAGGAGCGGCTGCGGCGCGAATTCGATCTCGATCTCGTGACCACCAGCCCCTCGGTCGTCTACCGCGTGCACATGACCGACGGGACGGTCCGGGAACTCCACAATCCGGCCGACATGCCCGATCCCGTCAAGATCGCGAAGATCGAGGAACCCTGGATCGAGGCCACCATCCTGGTGCCGGACGAGTATCTCGGCGCGGTGCTGAAGCTGTGCGAGGACCGGCGCGGCGTGCAGAAGAACCTCACCTATGCCGGCACGCGCGCGATGGTGGTCTACGAGCTTCCCCTGAACGAGGTCGTCTACGACTTCTACGACCGGCTGAAATCGGTCTCGCGCGGCTATGCGAGCTTCGACTACCAGATGGCCGGCTATCGCGAGAGCGATCTCGTCAAGCTGACCGTGCTGGTCAACGGCGAGCCGGTGGACGCCCTCGCCCTGCTCGTGCACCGCTCCCAGGCGGAGCGCCGCGGGCGGGCGCTGGTCGAGCGGCTGAAGGAGCTCATCCCCCGCCATCTCTTCAAGATCCCGATCCAGGCGGCCATCGGCGGCAGGATCATCGCCCGCGAGACCATCCCGGCGCTCAGAAAGGACGTGACCGCCAAGTGCTACGGCGGCGACGTCACCCGCAAGCGCAAGCTCCTGGAACGCCAGAAGGAGGGCAAGAAGCGCATGCGGGCCTTCGGCAAGGTCGACATCCCGCATGACGCCTTCATCGCCGCATTGAAGACCGGCGACCAGTAA
- the queE gene encoding 7-carboxy-7-deazaguanine synthase, whose product MARTYAVKEIYKTLQGEGAQSGRVAVFCRFAGCNLWSGREADRASAVCRFCDTDFVGTDGPGGGRFASPEALAEAVARCWEEDCAAEEKAEPLVVMTGGEPLLQLDEPLIAALHARGFAIAVETNGTIAAPAGVDWLTVSPKTGAPFVQRSGDELKLVFPQEGMDPAAFLDLPFRHFFLQPMDGPRRAENAAAAIAYCRAHPRWRLSVQTHKLLGIP is encoded by the coding sequence ATGGCCCGCACCTATGCGGTCAAGGAGATCTACAAGACGCTCCAGGGCGAGGGCGCGCAGAGCGGGCGTGTCGCCGTCTTCTGCCGCTTTGCCGGCTGCAACCTGTGGTCGGGCCGGGAGGCGGATCGCGCGTCCGCCGTCTGCCGCTTCTGCGACACGGATTTCGTCGGCACCGACGGACCCGGCGGCGGGCGCTTCGCCTCGCCGGAAGCGCTGGCCGAGGCCGTCGCCCGCTGCTGGGAAGAGGACTGCGCGGCGGAAGAGAAGGCGGAGCCGCTCGTCGTAATGACGGGGGGCGAGCCGCTGCTGCAACTCGACGAGCCGCTGATCGCCGCGCTGCACGCCCGCGGTTTTGCGATCGCGGTCGAGACCAACGGCACCATCGCAGCCCCCGCGGGCGTTGACTGGCTCACCGTCAGCCCCAAGACCGGCGCGCCCTTCGTCCAGCGTTCAGGTGACGAGCTGAAGCTGGTCTTCCCGCAGGAGGGGATGGACCCGGCGGCCTTCCTGGATCTGCCCTTCCGCCACTTCTTCCTGCAGCCCATGGACGGGCCGCGGCGCGCCGAGAACGCCGCCGCCGCCATCGCCTACTGCCGGGCGCATCCGCGCTGGCGGCTGTCGGTGCAGACCCACAAGCTCCTCGGCATTCCCTGA
- the queC gene encoding 7-cyano-7-deazaguanine synthase: MTATEHEREGRRSEPGGRAAILLLSGGLDSATCGAMARRAGFTLHALSFRYGQRHAAELAAAARVAEHLGVAEHLVIDIDLAAFGGSALTDPAIAVPKGRQPEEMASGIPITYVPARNTVFLAYALALAEVRGIGDIFIGVNAVDFSGYPDCRPDFIGAFEKTANLATRMGREQPGSIRIHTPLIAMTKAEIIRTGTELGIDYGITISCYEADDEGRACGACDACILRREGFAAAGLPDPTRYRA; this comes from the coding sequence ATGACGGCCACGGAGCACGAGCGCGAAGGACGGAGATCGGAGCCGGGCGGCCGCGCGGCGATCCTGCTGCTCTCCGGCGGCCTCGATTCGGCGACCTGCGGCGCGATGGCGCGGCGCGCGGGCTTCACGCTGCATGCCCTGAGCTTCCGCTACGGCCAGCGGCATGCGGCCGAGCTGGCGGCGGCGGCCCGGGTGGCGGAGCATCTCGGCGTCGCGGAGCATCTCGTGATCGACATCGATCTCGCCGCCTTCGGGGGCAGTGCGCTGACCGATCCCGCGATCGCCGTGCCGAAGGGCCGCCAGCCGGAGGAGATGGCGTCCGGCATCCCGATCACCTATGTGCCGGCCCGCAACACCGTCTTCCTGGCCTATGCGCTCGCGCTCGCGGAGGTGCGCGGGATCGGCGACATCTTCATCGGCGTCAACGCCGTGGATTTTTCGGGCTACCCGGACTGCCGGCCCGACTTCATCGGCGCCTTCGAGAAGACGGCCAACCTCGCCACCCGCATGGGCCGCGAGCAGCCCGGCAGCATCCGCATCCACACGCCTCTCATCGCCATGACGAAGGCCGAGATCATCCGCACCGGCACCGAACTCGGCATCGACTACGGCATCACCATCTCCTGCTACGAAGCCGACGACGAGGGGCGCGCCTGCGGGGCGTGTGATGCCTGCATCCTGCGGCGCGAGGGCTTTGCGGCGGCGGGCCTGCCGGATCCCACCCGCTACCGCGCCTGA
- a CDS encoding phosphate starvation protein PhoH, giving the protein MVLSESIEVRDTADGRLLVFPDNRLASLLFGPHDAHLAELERWIDVRIVNRGNRLLLQGGREAVEAAARALSALYARLERGEGLEFGDVAGVARLALAAGGTGTDAGEAPPEGDLRIVTRKRVIKPRSPNQARYIAAMRHHDLTFGVGPAGTGKTYLAVMSAVEAWLHGEVSRIVLSRPAVEAGERLGFLPGDLREKVDPYLRPLYDALYDALPAEQVEKRIASGEIEIAPLAYMRGRTLADAWVILDEAQNTTPAQMKMFLTRFGEGAKVVVCGDPTQIDLPDPGESGLIEALELLKDIPEVATVWFDESDVVRHPLVQRILAAYRHRDARRREKRR; this is encoded by the coding sequence TTGGTTCTGAGCGAGTCCATCGAGGTCCGCGACACGGCCGACGGGCGCCTGCTCGTCTTTCCCGACAACCGCCTCGCCAGCCTTCTCTTCGGCCCCCATGACGCGCATCTGGCCGAGCTCGAGCGCTGGATCGACGTGCGCATCGTCAACCGCGGCAACCGGCTGCTGCTCCAGGGCGGGCGCGAGGCGGTGGAGGCGGCCGCGCGCGCGCTGTCGGCGCTCTATGCCCGGCTCGAACGGGGCGAAGGCCTCGAATTCGGTGACGTCGCCGGCGTCGCGCGGCTGGCGCTGGCGGCCGGCGGCACCGGGACCGACGCGGGCGAAGCGCCACCGGAGGGCGATCTTCGGATCGTGACGAGAAAGCGCGTCATCAAGCCGCGCTCGCCCAACCAGGCCCGCTACATCGCCGCGATGCGCCACCATGATCTCACCTTCGGCGTGGGCCCCGCGGGCACCGGCAAGACCTATCTTGCGGTGATGAGTGCGGTGGAGGCGTGGCTGCATGGGGAGGTGAGCCGCATCGTGCTCTCGCGGCCGGCGGTGGAGGCCGGCGAGCGCCTCGGCTTTCTGCCCGGCGACCTGCGCGAGAAGGTCGATCCCTATCTGCGCCCGCTCTACGACGCGCTCTATGACGCGCTGCCGGCCGAGCAGGTCGAGAAGCGCATCGCCAGCGGCGAGATCGAAATCGCCCCGCTCGCCTACATGCGCGGGCGCACGCTTGCGGACGCCTGGGTGATTCTGGACGAGGCGCAGAACACGACCCCGGCCCAGATGAAGATGTTTCTGACCCGCTTCGGCGAGGGGGCGAAGGTCGTCGTCTGCGGCGATCCCACCCAGATCGACCTGCCGGATCCCGGCGAGTCGGGGCTGATCGAGGCGCTCGAGCTTCTCAAGGACATTCCGGAGGTCGCGACCGTCTGGTTCGACGAGAGCGACGTCGTGCGCCATCCGCTCGTCCAGCGGATCCTCGCCGCCTACCGGCACCGGGATGCGCGCCGGCGGGAGAAGAGACGATGA